The DNA region ATTCTCCAAGGCCTATAATACCTCCtatttcaacaaaaaaaaaaagtatataaCTAGGCAAGAAACAATGGAGTTTAGGTCTCAAAATCATTGAACATTGAGCAGCCAAGTTCTCCAACTAACTTGTTTGAATGAAGGATAGTAAACAATGGCTCAATCATATGGAACTAAACGAACTTTTGCTAGTCGCAACATGATCAACCTATATCCAATATAGGAAAAATAGCTAGAGCTTCTAGAATATGTTAATAAGGTTGAATCCTTTATACATCAAAGATGGATTTTGCCCCATGTAAACAAAAATTGTATTACCTGAACATACACTGATTCCTGCATCACGGACATGTTCAAGTGTTTTCAATCGCTCGTCATAAGATCTAGTGGTTATGATGTTGGGGTAATACTCCCTTGAAGTATCTAAATTGTGATTGTAAGCCGTGAGGCCTGCTTGCTTAAGCTCCTCTGCTTGTTGTTTCTCTATCATGCCCAAGGTGCAGCATACCTCCATACCCATAGCCCTACAAGCGTTGAGACACATCATATGAACTTATTTAAGGGAAGCAATCAAATAGAATTTAACCAAATTACATGAACAGAATGTACGTATTCAACACAGCTAATGAGATCTATGAATGTATAAGCACGTAGAATGaacctaaaaaaaaaattcaagtaatGGAAAAGGTACTATGTGCGAATGTATGTATACAATAAATGAATGTTTCGACAAGTGATAACAAATTCACTGGCGATATCATCATTTAACATGAGCTGTGAAGAGTCGAAATCACCAAGAAACATTCTGCCACATGTTTCAAGAGAAACTGATCGCAAATTTGCAAGTGATACAACCGACCACTTCAACATGAGGGGTGAAGAGTAGAATCACAAATGGAAATCCTTACGAGTATTTGTGTTGGTAATGCAACCACTATCAACAGAGTTAAAGAGTATAATCACTAAAGAATACACCCAGCTTAGAAACAGTTGTGCAACATGCAAATATCCATTCTTTTCTACAAATACAAATATTTAGTGGCATATGAAAGTCTAGTATTCCGCACCTTATTTCTTTCACATATTCAAGGATCTGGTTGAAGTTGGTCTTTCTACCAATGGTATCTCTCCATGCAGCACCCATGCAGAAACGTGTGCTTCCAGCTTCTTTTGCCTGTGAATAGCAAGAGGAACAGCTTTCTTTTAATAATAGACAGTGATGGTTCACACATTTCCAAGCTAGAAGCAATAACCagaattttttcttttcaaaaaaaaaaaggtgcTGAATTATAACATTACTTGGTAGATTATACACTTGAAACCTTTGTTAATCAAATGTTCGTATCAGAGCATGCCTAAATCTTAACAAGGATAAAGCTATTTGCACGTGAAAAGATAAACATGTGAACCCATTGACTCATGCCAATATATGGTCTAGAGAGGATCAAATCCTGATAAATTCATTGTTAAACAAGTCATAGATGCATGCGTCAAAATTTGCTGAAGCAAGGCGCTTTAAATACAGATAGGACCATTAAATAAAATGGAAGAAATAGGGAAGAGCCTCTACTTTGAAAACTATACTAGGGTTGAATTGGTCAACCCTAGAGTCACAGACTTTCAGGCCGAACCAGCTAGCAATCCAATTCAATCATGTATATTCTACCATTTCAACTGGACTGGATTAGTCTACATTTCCTGAAGGAACACATCATGGAACTGGTAAAGGAACATTTGAAATGTGTTCTTTTTCTCCTGAAGGAACTTGCTAATTGGTTTGAATGTACGAATAGTGACTACCAACAGCAGCTCAAAGGGCAGTGAATAGAGAAGCTAACCAAACACCTAAAAGTTTAGTTGATGTATCTCAGTGAGTTACAGAAATGTGCAAATGTATACCATTTTTGCTGCCTCCATGACAGGGTCCTTGCCCATCAGCTTTTGGGCTTTCAAACCAGTATCATACCTCGATGATTGGGGACAATATGAACAATCTTCACTACATCCCCCAGTTTTTATGGATAGAAGAGTGCATTGCTGAACCTCTCGAAATTTATGACTTTGCCGATGAACTTGAGCCTACAATACCCAAAAACACATCTTGAatgatggaaaaaaaaatatatatgagaaGATCGTAATCAAAGAGAAATAGTAAGGTACAAGATAGAACAAGATTCTGAAATCGTTCAGTCTACATGCTAATGTGAATTCACTTAATTTAATTGCCCCATTCATCCGTCCAACCAAAATGACGAAAACGTCAATCAAAAACTGACCGAAAGAATCAAGTACTTCAAATTCAAGTCGAGGTTCGACATGCTAAGGACATTGTGCGTACGCATTTGGGAGAAAGAAGgcaagagaaggaaaaaaaaaagtcatAAAATGATTAGAATAATGGAAAGAGGGTAAAGGAAGAGGACATACGCCATGGAAGAGAAGATCGAGGATGGAAGAATCGTAGATCGAATTGATCTCGTCTCTGCTCCAGTCGTTCCTAGGGCCGTCGCGGATGGTCCTCTCGGCCTCGACGGTGGCCGCGGAGGAAGCGAGGGTGGAGGAGGGGCGGCCAGTGACCGCCCTAGGGATGACGCCCGAGAGGAGTGTTCGGAGGAAGAACATCCTCGCCACCGACGTTTCGCGTTGCTTCCTACTCTTATAGCGTCGGTCGTCGCCGGAGCTGAAGATATCAGACTCTCGAGTCTCGACTAACTAGGGTATTTTTCTATATATAGAAAATTTAACttacaataattaattaatttatattttcatacaaatttcatgataaaaaataaaaaaacagacCCCTTCCCTACTGTCAGTTAGTTATATagtatatttatagaaatttttgcTCCGAATCAAAAGGGTAATTAAAGGATATTAGATTTTTAGTTTGGTCATTGcatgtattttttaatttattttgatgatatATGGAAAATTTTCGTAGAACTGAGTGATCATCTCCGGGGATAGTCAATAaaataaattgatatttgatcctgtccgaatcgctgaaccaagggacactgggcacgcagcacgctcccaatcgttggagtgaacttccggctggtcgaacgaagctccggcgatcctgcacaaaagtctagccgggaagggttcccggcgacgaccctccgacgctcaagtcaggtaagtggtggagaaagtggctgccaaatttgtattatgcgtaccttcggcgaagtaatagcctctttatataggatggagaaggaactgatgcacgcctaccgaggtgcgtacgtgtcagcaacccataccacggtatgcacttgtcagagagcttacctgacaccatgctgccaccgTCGAGCATgtcctttgatgggacggcaggaccacccgttgtcagactagaagtatggcatagccatacgacttgacggctgtcagcagacgtccccgtcttttacccaccgtctgacgggGGTGCCCGGCCCGtcgagcgggcgatgaacgtcgtccggacgggctTGATTCTTTacgcgtcggaaccctggtccctaccagggtgccttttactatcagatttccctttcttctgagtccggtcggcttgcccttttctggCGAACCActagaccctttgacctcccctcagcgttgactccgtatggggttccggatttttaccgccggatcaatattattattattttttaactatGGTATCAAAAAAAAATGCTGGACTTAGGGTGTCTGCAATGGTGGGTTTGCAAAACCCAAGAAGTTGGGTTTTGTAAGCCCAATTGCATGACTTTAAAAAGCTTAGAATTAAAAAAGCCAACATCCAATTTTGGATGCTCGCTTCATATTACTTTTAAGAATATAAAATTAAATGCAGATGGTCCCATGCTAGTTGTCaagcaaatatttaattttttttattttttttgaaaaaaaacttaatcAAATGAGATAATAGACAACGTCCATTTTTGTCAAATGAATGACAATGTTCATTTTGCAAAACTGACCGACAACGTTCATTTGCCAAAATGAACGTTGTCTGGCAACGTCTATTTTTTTTAGACAACGGTAAAAATATGGCAATGTCTATTTTTTTAGACAACGGTAAAAAAAATGACTATTTAATATTTAGACAACGTTGTTTGGTAACGTCGTTGTAAAATAGTCGTTATAAACTAGCTGTTACAAATTAGTCTATATATATTAATGTTGAAgttatgattctttattccaTTGTATTTCTGATTTGAACCACTTAAAGCTTCATTTATATTCGAAATATCTGAAGATCTTCATCGCTCTAGATAAAATAATATCCGTGAATTTTGGAGAAATGAGATGTGGGAAGATACGGAAGATGATGTTGATCGAATGATGATTACACTACTTGAGCAGGAAGAGCAGAGACGTCAAGAAACTCGAAGTTCTCGAAGAGCTACAAATCGGAGGTATGTGGACCGGGATCGTGAAGACCGGCATGTTCGCCTTGTCCGAGATTACTTCTCGGATGTTCCAACATTTCACGCTGAAGTCTTTCGACGATGATTTCGCATGTGAAGAGAGTTATTTGTTCGCATAGTCAATGTCCTAACAGATTATTCAGAGTATTTTCAGTGGAGGAGAGACGCAATTGGAAGGAAAGGTTTGTCACCACTTCAAAAATGCACGGCGGCTATTCGTCAATTGGCATATGCATCCCCCGCCGACTCTCTAGATGAGTATATACAGATGGGTGAGAGAACTGCCCTTGATTGCTTGATCAACTTCTGTCGATGTATAATCAATGTGTTTGGGGCACGATACTTGCGAAGACCCAATGCTACTGACACTCAACGCTTGCTTCAAATGCATGAGCAGAGACACGATTTTCCTGAAATGTTGGGCAGCCTTGATTGCATGCATTGGGAGTGGAGGAATTGCACCGTCGCTTGGAAAGGTCAGTTTACTAGAGGTGATTATGGCGTCCCAACAATAATTTTTGAAGCTGTCGCGTCTGCAGACTTGTGGATATGACATGCTTTTTTTTGGCGTCGCAAGGTCGCGTAACGATATAAATGTTCTTAATGAATCATCGTTATTTAACGCCATCCTACAGGGAAATGCTCCGGATGTTAATTTCACAGTAAATGGCACATCATATACAAAAGGATACTATCCAACAGATGGTATATACCCGGAATGGGCTACGTTCGTGAAGAGCTTTTAATGTCCCGAGGATCCCAAAAGGAAAAAATtcaaggagagataggaggctgcAAGAAAGGATATGGAGCGAGCATTGGAGTGCTCCAAGCTCGTTGGGCAATAATTAGAGGTCCTGCGCGATCTTGGTACAAAAATGACTTAAAGGATATCATGTATACGTGCATTATTTTGCACAACATGATTATTGAGGATGAAGGAGAGATATAAATCAATTGGTCGGATGAAGACTCTCCTCCACCGGCACGAATAGTCATGAGCTCTACCCCAAAATTCCGAGAGTACCTCCAGAATTATAGCGAGCTACGTGATAGAGAAGTGCATCACCAGCTTCGAGCTGACTTAGTTGAACATGTCTGGACACGTTATGAATATAATTagtaagaaataagttaattattaattaattctgtTTTAATTATGTACtatgttttattttatgatctcattataatgatttatttgttaatgttgcaaattattaaattttcaataatatttttatgaaattatttTGTTTGTAAATAAATTTAGTGAACAAAAAATTAGctaattattatatattaattattaaattaataatttatttaaaatattaaataaaactaatatatattattaataaattaattaacatgtatattataaatatatatttatgataatatataaataaatagtaaataagatagtaaatagaaaatatagataatgatgTGGTGGGTCCAATATAAAGTTGTTGGTTGGGTTTATAATTGTAGGAAGAGGTTTATAAAAGttatagattttttatttttaatgtggcAGTGATGTGGCATAGTAGGTTCCACGATAAAGTTGGGTTTATAAGTTTAGGATTGCAGTTACTCTTATAGATTAGTCGTCGCGTATACTTTTCGATTTACCCTGATGACCATTGAAAAATTCTATGGGATCAGATCggttactttaaaaaaaattaatggggCTAATTgagattatcaattttttttcttagctATAGTATAAAAATAAGATATCCATATTATCTTAGGTATTTACTATTTAATTTCCATTTATGGATCAGACCTAGCACCTGAGAGCTAGTAACTGAGTTTatcattatttattattattattattattaaaaacagTTTGTTTTTAAAACTGCTCGAATATATTTcttcataaaatatttttattttagcatTATAATAGATATGATAATAATTACTATAACATGTAAAATTACttcaattttgataaaaaaaatactttaaaattattattattgtaaCAATTTTAAAACTATGTTAAAACTATTGCCGCAGGACATTATATTCTAATGGGATGAAAAATTTAGAATATTGGCTATTGAACAAGGAATCGTTGGTGCTTCTTTAATTTGCCTAACGTCCCTGGATCATGAtaacataataaaatatttagGTTATCTCTCATATATTCATAATTCGAACCCCATTTATGACATATTTGTTGAAATTTTTCCTACTAAATCGATCATCCTAAACTCGATGTTACCCAacctgattaatttttttttttaatttatctagcGGTCAATCTGTGATGTTTAAGTCGTCCACCTCCCAAATTAATTGGATTGAAAACCTAAATATCtagattataaataaaattaaaaattaaaaaaaaagacaaaagtCACAAGTGCATCCAATAACCtagattataaataaaattaaaaaaattaaaaaaaagacaAAAGTAACAAGTGCATTCATTTTATTGGAATTATGAAAGGACatactttttattatttattatcaaaatgtCTCATCCTACTTCagtctatttttattttcaaaatacctTTTCTTTTTGATAATATTGTAGCACTTATAGCTATTATATAATTGTAACTACTACAATTACGTAGCAATTATGAtcctataatataatattaacctTGATCGGAAATAAACTGCCAATATTATAATAGCCTGATAAATGTTCATATTGCTAAAAGTACTCTAATATAGTGTTATTAGTGTTGAATAAAGTTGAAGTGTCTATATTGGATAGCTATATAGGCTGTCGCCCAATCCAAAACTCAGATGAATATCTAAAAATGATATATATCATTTCATTAAAAATGCAAGGAAATTTCAAGCTTGCAGTTTTTTAGACAAAATTCACAGGCACAAATTTTCAATCAATTTCAGTGAATATATATATCAAATGATGGTAAAATTTGTGTTGCAATCTGTATTCTGTTGTGAAACTTACCCTCACAAGTGTGTATGAGAAAAAACAATGAACCATGTTTCTGTCTACTTATCTAAAGATCATCTCACTGCTCTTCATTCTGTCAGTACCTACAAGAGAAAGCCTATCATGGTATGCATCTATGTATCCATAAGCATTCGACCCCGGAGGGCACTCGAGAGCGGCCTCGAAAACATGATGATGAATGCCATGAGAGTCGACAACATGACCACCTTTGTGGTCGTGACCAGCAAGGCAAGCCTTCACACATCCATAACGATGGATCAAACTCATCACCTCATCGCAGTTCCACAAGAGTGCCTCAATTGATGCTGCTTCGGGGTGCAAGGGAAGATGACAACATAGGACGACCTTCTGCTCGTTCTTGGAGGATCTTTGAAGGACATCTTCGAGCCAGAGCAATTGTTCTTTCCCAACAGCCCCATTGAACATAAGGAACCTCCTCTCGAGGCCTTCCATGCCATTTGGACTGTTCTTATCCAAATTAGGATTCTTCATTTCCAAAATTCGCATAGCTTCCAGTGCATTTGGATGATCCTTTGGCCAGCCGATTGA from Zingiber officinale cultivar Zhangliang chromosome 4B, Zo_v1.1, whole genome shotgun sequence includes:
- the LOC121976250 gene encoding biotin synthase, mitochondrial-like, with the translated sequence MFFLRTLLSGVIPRAVTGRPSSTLASSAATVEAERTIRDGPRNDWSRDEINSIYDSSILDLLFHGAQVHRQSHKFREVQQCTLLSIKTGGCSEDCSYCPQSSRYDTGLKAQKLMGKDPVMEAAKMAKEAGSTRFCMGAAWRDTIGRKTNFNQILEYVKEIRAMGMEVCCTLGMIEKQQAEELKQAGLTAYNHNLDTSREYYPNIITTRSYDERLKTLEHVRDAGISVCSGGIIGLGESQEDRVGLLHTLATLPTHPESVPINALVAVKGTPLQDQKPVEIWEMIRMIATARIIMPKAMVRLSAGRVRFSMPEQALCFMAGANSIFTGDKLLTTPNNDYDADQSMFKILGLTPKAPTFAESETPVELETSKEAVSSFG
- the LOC121976251 gene encoding manganese-dependent ADP-ribose/CDP-alcohol diphosphatase-like, with translation MSSGGDSINGHADQPLFSFGVITDVQYADIPNGHSFLGIPRYYRESIQVLQRAVQQWNDLKKLQFSINFGDIVDGFCPKAKSLSAVQKVVEEFERFNGPTYHMIGNHCLYNLPRHQLISLLKVPSAPDRAYYDFLLCPEYRFVVLDAYDISSIGWPKDHPNALEAMRILEMKNPNLDKNSPNGMEGLERRFLMFNGAVGKEQLLWLEDVLQRSSKNEQKVVLCCHLPLHPEAASIEALLWNCDEVMSLIHRYGCVKACLAGHDHKGGHVVDSHGIHHHVFEAALECPPGSNAYGYIDAYHDRLSLVGTDRMKSSEMIFR